From the Prunus dulcis chromosome 4, ALMONDv2, whole genome shotgun sequence genome, one window contains:
- the LOC117625931 gene encoding protein DETOXIFICATION 19-like, which translates to MKLLDVEEAKKQVLFSLPTTLTNVMFYFITLVSVMFAGHLGPLQLAAANLAMSWASATGLAVVIGLSGALETLCGQAFGAREYGMLGKYLQASCLISLLASLLISPLWFFSEPVLISLLHQDAEASKLSAVFMKLFIPGLVAFGILQNVLRFLQTQSAVVVPFIFSFISLGLHIGLTYYLVHFTPLGFRGVPLAASISLCFSLLMFAIYILRSKKFESTWEGFSLASFSHVPTVLRLGLPGAAVECLEDWTFEFLVFMAGAFPHPTQSTSLLGICVNVELIGYMVSYGLSAAVSTRVSNELGAGNPEKAKSAMTVALKFSGFLAFLLGLALAIGHNFWAGLFGSTPEIVKAFASMTPLVAVSVILEPLQGVVLGVATGCGWQKLVCYVNLATYLVGMAISGLLGLTTELHAKGLWIGLMFGISCQTSIILVTVLLKNWAPLSDTA; encoded by the exons ATGAAGTTGTTGGATGTGGAGGAGGCCAAGAAGCAGGTCTTGTTTTCACTGCCAACAACTCTCACTAATGTGATGTTTTACTTCATCACTTTGGTGTCTGTGATGTTTGCTGGCCACCTTGGTCCGCTTCAACTAGCTGCTGCAAACCTGGCCATGTCATGGGCCAGTGCCACTGGCCTTGCTGTTGTG ATTGGCTTAAGTGGAGCGCTTGAGACCCTTTGTGGGCAAGCCTTTGGTGCCAGGGAGTATGGCATGTTAGGGAAGTACCTGCAAGCCTCATGCCTGATATCCTTGCTAGCTTCCTTGCTTATTTCCCCACTTTGGTTCTTTTCAGAGCCAGTTTTGATTTCGTTGTTACACCAAGACGCAGAGGCCTCTAAACTCTCTGCGGTCTTTATGAAGCTGTTCATTCCTGGATTGGTTGCATTTGGCATCCTCCAGAACGTTTTGAGATTTCTTCAAACCCAGTCTGCTGTTGTCGTCCCTTTTATATTCTCCTTCATCAGCCTCGGCCTCCACATAGGCCTCACCTATTATCTTGTCCACTTCACTCCTCTGGGCTTCAGAGGTGTTCCACTTGCAGCATCCATTTCCCTCTGCTTCTCTCTTCTTATGTTCGCCATCTACATTCTTCGTTCAAAGAAATTCGAGTCTACATGGGAAGGTTTCTCCCTGGCATCATTCAGTCACGTCCCTACGGTTTTGAGGCTTGGCCTCCCTGGTGCCGCAGTGGAATG CTTGGAAGACTGGACCTTCGAGTTTTTAGTCTTCATGGCAGGAGCATTTCCACATCCAACACAGAGCACGTCCCTACTTGGGATATG TGTCAATGTGGAGTTAATTGGTTATATGGTGTCATACGGCCTCAGTGCTGCTGTAAG CACGAGAGTTTCAAACGAACTGGGAGCAGGCAATCCAGAGAAAGCTAAGAGTGCCATGACTGTGGCTCTGAAGTTCTCTGGCTTTCTTGCTTTCCTTCTTGGTCTAGCACTGGCAATTGGCCACAACTTCTGGGCTGGCTTATTCGGCAGCACACCAGAAATAGTAAAAGCCTTTGCATCCATGACACCCTTGGTTGCAGTCTCTGTGATCCTTGAACCTCTACAAGGTGTTGTTTTAG GTGTGGCCACAGGATGCGGGTGGCAAAAGTTGGTCTGCTATGTTAATCTGGCCACATATTTGGTTGGCATGGCTATTTCGGGCCTTCTTGGGCTCACGACCGAGTTACATGCCAag GGCTTGTGGATTGGACTAATGTTTGGCATTTCTTGTCAAACGAGCATAATTTTGGTCACTGTACTGCTCAAGAATTGGGCTCCTCTATCCGATACCGCCTGA
- the LOC117625929 gene encoding protein DETOXIFICATION 18-like isoform X1 — protein sequence MIVQWLTLYMFIIRHMNSSDLFVIEFLLKNKLVAEKMIAEDGFGEEGSKRRWWNKLLDVEEAKVQVYFSLPTILTNVFFSLIPLVSVMFAGHLGELQLAGATLANSWANVTGFAFVVGLSGALETLCGQGFGAKSYRMLGIYLQASCIVSFLFCFMISIIWFYTEPILILLHQDPQISKCAALFLKFLFPGLFAYGFLQNILRFHQTQSVYVMPMVFSGIAFVIHIGITYVLVHWTALGFKGAPLAASISLWISVLMMAFNVNYTKSFERTWEGFSIESFNHILTGLKFALPSATMECLEEWAFEILVFMGGLMPNSAKTTSLLAICVNTQEIGYMVTSGLSAAASTRVSNELGAGNPGRAKNAMVVTLKLSVLLSFAIILALAFGHNVWAGFFIDSNASYAVLRQDFASMTPLLAISIIVDSVQGVFSGVARGCGWQHLAVYVNLATFYLIGMTIAGLLGFKFKLYAKGLWIGIICGLSFQASTLMLITLLKKWTQSDSSKHPEEGSPVLV from the exons atgataGTGCAATGGCTCACACTATATATGTTTATCATCCGCCATATGAATTCCTCGGACCTCTTTGTCATTgagtttttattgaaaaacaaattg GTTGCGGAGAAAATGATCGCTGAAG ATGGGTTTGGAGAAGAGGGATCAAAAAGAAGGTGGTGGAACAAACTGTTAGACGTTGAGGAGGCCAAAGTACAGGTCTACTTTTCACTGCCAACAATTCTCACCAATGTGTTCTTCTCCTTGATCCCATTGGTCTCAGTCATGTTTGCTGGCCACCTTGGTGAGCTTCAGTTGGCTGGTGCAACTCTGGCCAATTCATGGGCCAACGTTACCGGTTTTGCGTTCGTG GTTGGGTTAAGTGGAGCTCTTGAGACACTTTGCGGGCAAGGCTTTGGTGCAAAGTCGTACAGAATGTTGGGGATTTATCTACAAGCTTCTTGCATCGTATCTTTCCTCTTCTGTTTCATGATATCTATAATCTGGTTCTATACAGAGCCCATACTAATTTTACTCCATCAAGAtcctcaaatttcaaaatgtgCTGctctttttttgaaatttctgtTCCCCGGACTATTTGCATATGGATTCCTCCAAAACATCTTGAGATTTCATCAGACACAATCTGTATATGTCATGCCAATGGTCTTCTCAGGGATTGCCTTTGTTATTCATATTGGCATTACTTATGTTTTGGTACATTGGACGGCTCTTGGTTTCAAGGGAGCTCCACTTGCAGCCTCAATTTCTCTATGGATATCTGTTCTCATGATGGCCTTCAATGTTAATTATACAAAGAGTTTTGAGCGTACATGGGAAGGATTTTCGATAGAATCGTTCAATCATATCCTCACCGGCTTAAAATTTGCCCTCCCCTCTGCAACAATGGAATG TTTGGAGGAATGGGCTTTTGAGATTCTTGTGTTCATGGGAGGACTGATGCCAAACTCAGCAAAAACCACTTCACTACTTGCAATCTG TGTGAATACACAAGAAATTGGTTACATGGTTACATCTGGCCTCAGTGCTGCAGCCAG CACAAGAGTGTCAAATGAATTAGGAGCAGGCAATCCAGGCAGAGCTAAGAATGCAATGGTTGTGACTCTTAAGCTCTCTGTGCTTCTTTCTTTCGCGATTATTCTGGCCCTTGCGTTTGGTCACAATGTTTGGGCTGGCTTCTTCATTGACAGCAATGCAAGTTATGCAGTATTGAGACAGGACTTTGCTTCAATGACACCATTGCTTGCAATTTCTATAATTGTTGATTCTGTTCAAGGAGTCTTTTCAG GTGTGGCTAGAGGATGTGGGTGGCAGCACTTGGCTGTGTATGTAAATTTGGcaactttttatttgattggtATGACAATTGCTGGTCTTCTTGGATTTAAGTTCAAACTATATGCCAAG GGCTTGTGGATTGGTATAATCTGCGGTCTCTCCTTTCAAGCAAGCACACTCATGCTGATTACACTGCTCAAGAAATGGACTCAATCAGATTCATCTAAACATCCAGAGGAAGGAAGCCCAGTTTTGGTCTAG
- the LOC117625929 gene encoding protein DETOXIFICATION 18-like isoform X2 translates to MFAGHLGELQLAGATLANSWANVTGFAFVVGLSGALETLCGQGFGAKSYRMLGIYLQASCIVSFLFCFMISIIWFYTEPILILLHQDPQISKCAALFLKFLFPGLFAYGFLQNILRFHQTQSVYVMPMVFSGIAFVIHIGITYVLVHWTALGFKGAPLAASISLWISVLMMAFNVNYTKSFERTWEGFSIESFNHILTGLKFALPSATMECLEEWAFEILVFMGGLMPNSAKTTSLLAICVNTQEIGYMVTSGLSAAASTRVSNELGAGNPGRAKNAMVVTLKLSVLLSFAIILALAFGHNVWAGFFIDSNASYAVLRQDFASMTPLLAISIIVDSVQGVFSGVARGCGWQHLAVYVNLATFYLIGMTIAGLLGFKFKLYAKGLWIGIICGLSFQASTLMLITLLKKWTQSDSSKHPEEGSPVLV, encoded by the exons ATGTTTGCTGGCCACCTTGGTGAGCTTCAGTTGGCTGGTGCAACTCTGGCCAATTCATGGGCCAACGTTACCGGTTTTGCGTTCGTG GTTGGGTTAAGTGGAGCTCTTGAGACACTTTGCGGGCAAGGCTTTGGTGCAAAGTCGTACAGAATGTTGGGGATTTATCTACAAGCTTCTTGCATCGTATCTTTCCTCTTCTGTTTCATGATATCTATAATCTGGTTCTATACAGAGCCCATACTAATTTTACTCCATCAAGAtcctcaaatttcaaaatgtgCTGctctttttttgaaatttctgtTCCCCGGACTATTTGCATATGGATTCCTCCAAAACATCTTGAGATTTCATCAGACACAATCTGTATATGTCATGCCAATGGTCTTCTCAGGGATTGCCTTTGTTATTCATATTGGCATTACTTATGTTTTGGTACATTGGACGGCTCTTGGTTTCAAGGGAGCTCCACTTGCAGCCTCAATTTCTCTATGGATATCTGTTCTCATGATGGCCTTCAATGTTAATTATACAAAGAGTTTTGAGCGTACATGGGAAGGATTTTCGATAGAATCGTTCAATCATATCCTCACCGGCTTAAAATTTGCCCTCCCCTCTGCAACAATGGAATG TTTGGAGGAATGGGCTTTTGAGATTCTTGTGTTCATGGGAGGACTGATGCCAAACTCAGCAAAAACCACTTCACTACTTGCAATCTG TGTGAATACACAAGAAATTGGTTACATGGTTACATCTGGCCTCAGTGCTGCAGCCAG CACAAGAGTGTCAAATGAATTAGGAGCAGGCAATCCAGGCAGAGCTAAGAATGCAATGGTTGTGACTCTTAAGCTCTCTGTGCTTCTTTCTTTCGCGATTATTCTGGCCCTTGCGTTTGGTCACAATGTTTGGGCTGGCTTCTTCATTGACAGCAATGCAAGTTATGCAGTATTGAGACAGGACTTTGCTTCAATGACACCATTGCTTGCAATTTCTATAATTGTTGATTCTGTTCAAGGAGTCTTTTCAG GTGTGGCTAGAGGATGTGGGTGGCAGCACTTGGCTGTGTATGTAAATTTGGcaactttttatttgattggtATGACAATTGCTGGTCTTCTTGGATTTAAGTTCAAACTATATGCCAAG GGCTTGTGGATTGGTATAATCTGCGGTCTCTCCTTTCAAGCAAGCACACTCATGCTGATTACACTGCTCAAGAAATGGACTCAATCAGATTCATCTAAACATCCAGAGGAAGGAAGCCCAGTTTTGGTCTAG
- the LOC117625932 gene encoding probable purine permease 10, translated as MGEAHQLQLSIMVHHQDANGANSRSIRNTSVLPRGKSFNWWLRMTLYTCLVLSGQSVATLLGRLYFDKGGHSNWLQALMNLAGFPILLPYYCIPALSKRNNPTTNSVQSERPPSTLTLASVYVSLGLLVAFGCFLYSVGLSYLPVSTYSLICASQLAFNALFSFFLNSQKFTPYIFNALFLLTISSVLLVFQGDSDSGAAGVTTKGKYVIGFLCTIAASASYGLTLSLTQLAFRKVIRKETFTAVMDMIVYQSLIASCAIFIGLFASGEWKGLKKEMGEFKSGKVSYIMNLTWSAIVWQLFAIGGVGLIFEASSLFSNVVSALGLPVVPVLAVIFFHDKMDRIKIVAMVLAIWGFVSYLYQHYLDDRKAKTAEYENADGEVSTILPP; from the exons ATGGGAGAAGCTCACCAGCTGCAACTCAGCATCATGG TTCATCATCAGGATGCAAATGGAGCAAACTCCAGAAGCATTCGCAACACATCGGTGCTTCCTCGAGGCAAAAGTTTCAACTGGTGGCTGAGAATGACCCTTTATACATGCCTAGTGCTCTCTGGCCAGTCAGTTGCAACACTCTTGGGAAGATTGTACTTCGACAAAGGCGGCCATAGCAATTGGCTGCAAGCCCTTATGAACCTTGCTGGCTTCCCCATCCTGCTTCCCTACTATTGCATCCCAGCACTTAGCAAAAGAAATAATCCAACCACAAACAGTGTTCAATCGGAACGGCCGCCGTCTACCTTAACCCTTGCATCAGTCTATGTCTCTCTTGGCCTCCTAGTAGCGTTTGGTTGCTTCTTGTATTCTGTAGGGCTATCATACCTTCCTGTGTCCACATATTCCCTCATCTGCGCATCCCAGTTGGCCTTCAATGCacttttctccttcttcctcaACTCACAGAAGTTCACTCCTTACATTTTCAACGCTCTCTTCCTGCTCACCATCTCCTCCGTCCTCCTAGTGTTTCAAGGCGACTCTGACTCAGGCGCAGCCGGAGTAACCACCAAAGGAAAGTATGTAATTGGTTTCCTATGCACCATTGCAGCATCAGCCTCGTATGGATTGACGCTTTCCCTAACACAGCTTGCATTCAGGAAGGTTATAAGAAAGGAAACATTTACAGCGGTCATGGACATGATAGTCTATCAGTCACTGATTGCAAGCTGCGCCATCTTCATAGGGCTTTTCGCTAGCGGAGAGTGGAAAGGTTTGAAGAAAGAGATGGGGGAGTTTAAATCCGGGAAGGTATCTTATATCATGAACCTAACATGGTCAGCTATAGTATGGCAGCTGTTTGCTATTGGCGGAGTAGGGTTAATTTTTGAGGCATCTTCCCTCTTCTCCAATGTCGTCAGTGCTTTAGGTTTGCCTGTGGTTCCGGTTCTAGCTGTTATCTTCTTCCATGACAAAATGGACCGAATTAAGATAGTGGCCATGGTTTTGGCCATTTGGGGCTTTGTTTCATATCTTTATCAGCACTACCTCGACGATCGAAAGGCCAAGACTGCTGAGTATGAAAATGCCGATGGTGAGGTTTCTACAATTCTCCCACCTTGA
- the LOC117625934 gene encoding Werner Syndrome-like exonuclease, with translation MAISITDYEFNCDTHDLYRVDFFDDNIETLVTHTPSKVRSWIQKIKYVHRFRLHELIVGLDVEWRPSFTQGVTNPVATLQLCVGHNCLIFQLCYCDRIPKCLFDFLANPSFTFVGVGVGEDVRKLADDYGLEVANSVDLRVLEARRYGWNLPRSVSLKDMASEVLGQEFQKPKSITLSHWDKPYLSPAQVKYACVDAFVSFEIGRVLIAAEED, from the coding sequence ATGGCTATCAGCATCACAGACTACGAATTCAATTGCGACACCCACGACCTCTACAGAGTAGATTTCTTCGATGACAATATCGAAACCCTAGTCACGCACACTCCGTCCAAGGTGAGGTCTTGGATCCAGAAAATCAAATACGTACACCGTTTCAGGCTCCACGAACTCATCGTCGGCCTCGACGTTGAGTGGCGCCCATCCTTCACCCAAGGCGTCACCAACCCTGTAGCAACCCTGCAACTATGCGTCGGCCACAATTGCCTCATTTTTCAGCTCTGCTACTGCGATCGGATCCCCAAGTGCCTTTTCGACTTTCTTGCGAATCCGAGCTTTACCTTTGTGGGCGTCGGGGTAGGGGAAGATGTTCGAAAGCTGGCGGATGATTATGGCCTGGAGGTAGCGAATTCTGTGGATCTTAGGGTTTTGGAGGCGAGGCGCTACGGGTGGAACCTGCCCCGGAGCGTGAGCCTGAAGGACATGGCATCGGAGGTTCTAGGGCAGGAGTTTCAGAAGCCGAAGAGTATTACTTTGAGTCACTGGGACAAGCCATACCTCTCCCCCGCGCAAGTCAAGTATGCTTGTGTTGATGCCTTTGTTTCTTTCGAAATTGGCAGGGTCTTGATCGCAGCAGAGGAGgactaa